The following proteins come from a genomic window of Triticum aestivum cultivar Chinese Spring chromosome 6A, IWGSC CS RefSeq v2.1, whole genome shotgun sequence:
- the LOC123130177 gene encoding histone H3.2, with amino-acid sequence MARTKQTARKSTGGKAPRKQLATKAARKSAPATGGVKKPHRFRPGTVALREIRKYQKSTELLIRKLPFQRLVREIAQDFKTDLRFQSSAVSALQEAAEAYLVGLFEDTNLCAIHAKRVTIMPKDIQLARRIRGERA; translated from the coding sequence ATGGCCCGCACGAAGCAGACGGCGAGGAAGTCCACCGGCGGCAAGGCCCCGCGGAAGCAGCTGGCCACCAAGGCGGCGCGCAAGTCGGCGCCGGCCACCGGCGGCGTCAAGAAGCCGCACCGCTTCCGCCCGGGCACCGTGGCGCTCCGGGAGATCCGCAAGTACCAGAAGAGCACGGAGCTGCTCATCCGCAAGCTGCCCTTCCAGCGCCTCGTCAGGGAGATCGCGCAGGACTTCAAGACCGACCTGAGGTTCCAGTCCTCCGCCGTGTCGGCGCTGCAGGAGGCCGCCGAGGCCTACCTCGTGGGCCTCTTCGAGGACACCAACCTCTGCGCCATCCACGCCAAGCGCGTCACcatcatgcccaaggacatccaGCTCGCAAGGCGCATCAGGGGCGAGAGGGCCTAA
- the LOC123130178 gene encoding uncharacterized protein, with translation MMFFSSYIPYVQPRRVAAIGDAVYFTISRSAAIAKYDWGENRLSVIDPPPPDTEVYGGFVSLMVMEDNSLGLAGVEDSTSSLHIWSRTVKGAAKWVQCMVIDLEKAMPMANPREGHGAYVVGFAEGVGVIFVRTDAGLFTLELKSGLVKKVDEFGVYFSVLPYMSFYTPDRGRLSSLARLTDV, from the exons ATGATGTTCTTCTCCTCCTACATACCCTATGTCCAGCCCAGGCGAGTGGCCGCCATTGGTGATGCAGTTTACTTCACGATTTCGCGGTCCGCTGCCATCGCCAAGTATGATTGGGGCGAGAATCGCCTGTCTGTGATTGACCCGCCACCACCAGATACAGAAGTGTACGGCGGTTTCGTCTCCCTCATGGTCATGGAGGACAATTCGCTGGGGCTCGCTGGTGTTGAGGATTCCACTTCCAGTCTGCATATCTGGTCAAGGACGGTGAAGGGAGCTGCAAAATGGGTACAATGCATGGTCAttgacctggagaaagccatgccCATGGCCAATCCCCGCGAAGGTCATGGAGCATATGTGGTTGGTTTCGCAGAGGGTGTCGGTGTCATCTTCGTCAGAACAGATGCTGGCTTATTCACGCTCGAGCTCAAGTCCGGGCTGGTGAAGAAAGTTGATGAATTTGGGGTCTACTTTTCCGTTTTACCCTACATGAGCTTCTACACTCCTG ACCGTGGTAGATTGTCATCGCTGGCAAGGCTCACTGATGTCTGA